A genomic region of Actinomycetota bacterium contains the following coding sequences:
- a CDS encoding DUF5318 family protein, whose translation MRSVATTVDYTLRKRSLLRDFRTGRISVYDVCDAHPEIRRIARNVGESTRAVCPVCRRENLRLLNFVYGEELDYDNGRVFPTSAIFNGLREKYRNFTCYVVEVCVGCSWNHLVRSIRFENTGGERDV comes from the coding sequence ATGAGAAGCGTCGCGACCACCGTGGACTACACGCTGCGCAAGCGTTCGCTCCTGCGCGACTTCCGCACCGGCCGCATCTCCGTCTACGACGTCTGCGACGCCCATCCGGAGATACGGCGCATCGCCAGGAACGTGGGGGAAAGCACCCGCGCCGTTTGCCCCGTCTGCCGGAGGGAGAACCTGCGCCTCTTGAATTTCGTTTACGGCGAGGAGCTCGACTACGATAACGGGAGGGTCTTCCCAACCAGCGCCATCTTCAACGGGCTGCGGGAGAAGTACCGCAACTTCACCTGCTACGTGGTGGAGGTATGCGTGGGATGCAGCTGGAACCACCTGGTGCGCAGCATCCGCTTCGAGAACACGGGAGGGGAACGAGATGTGTGA
- a CDS encoding RsbRD N-terminal domain-containing protein has translation MIETRADKVAKLWLKEVRQSKYTPTYHHFPEELLFERAMAVYERLGYWLSPETQKEEIRHFYMNLGQRRYQEGFRLEEVIMAIILLKRYLWLEVLSEGLTQTNLELYQALELNNQVVLYFDRAIYYTTLGYMEALESARAINQ, from the coding sequence ATGATCGAGACCAGGGCGGACAAGGTGGCGAAGCTCTGGCTCAAGGAAGTAAGGCAGTCCAAGTACACCCCCACCTACCACCACTTTCCAGAGGAGCTCCTCTTCGAAAGGGCGATGGCCGTCTACGAGCGCCTGGGGTACTGGTTGAGCCCGGAGACGCAGAAGGAGGAGATAAGGCATTTCTACATGAACCTCGGGCAGAGGCGTTACCAGGAGGGATTCCGCCTGGAAGAGGTGATCATGGCCATAATCCTCCTCAAGCGCTACCTGTGGCTCGAGGTGCTCTCGGAGGGTCTCACGCAGACGAACCTGGAGCTCTACCAGGCACTGGAGCTGAACAACCAGGTGGTCCTCTATTTCGACCGGGCCATCTACTACACCACCCTCGGTTACATGGAGGCACTGGAGTCCGCCCGGGCCATCAACCAGTGA
- a CDS encoding histidine phosphatase family protein has protein sequence MQLILVRHGETEYNRADVFRGRVDLPLNERGRMQARAAASCLRETDFEAFYSSPLRRSMETARAIAEPHGGEVRPLEEFNDVDYGLWSGKSVDEVREAWPELFSIWVDNPEEVVFPEGESLRAVRERLQAGLDRLAEQHDGTILLVGHKLINRLLICIVLDLPTAAFWHVDQSNGAINVIAHGELGWVLRRMNDVGHLKGMESADQRT, from the coding sequence TTGCAGCTGATACTGGTCAGGCACGGCGAGACGGAATATAACCGCGCGGACGTCTTCCGGGGACGCGTGGACCTTCCCCTCAACGAACGCGGAAGGATGCAGGCGCGCGCGGCGGCTTCCTGTCTGCGCGAGACGGACTTCGAGGCCTTCTATTCCAGTCCCCTGAGGCGCTCCATGGAGACGGCACGGGCCATAGCGGAGCCGCACGGCGGCGAGGTGCGCCCGCTCGAGGAGTTCAACGACGTCGACTACGGGCTCTGGAGCGGGAAGAGCGTGGACGAGGTGCGCGAGGCCTGGCCGGAATTATTTTCCATATGGGTGGACAACCCGGAGGAGGTGGTCTTTCCGGAGGGCGAATCCCTGCGCGCGGTACGGGAGAGACTGCAGGCCGGGCTGGATCGACTGGCGGAACAACATGACGGGACGATCCTCCTGGTGGGACACAAGCTCATCAACCGCCTGCTCATCTGCATCGTCCTCGACCTCCCCACCGCGGCCTTCTGGCACGTTGACCAGTCCAACGGGGCCATCAACGTCATCGCGCACGGGGAACTGGGATGGGTGCTGCGCCGCATGAACGACGTCGGCCACCTCAAGGGGATGGAGAGCGCGGACCAGCGCACGTGA